GAGTCAAGGCTAAAAGTTGCCGATAATTCAGGTGCAAGAGAAGTACAATGCATTAAAGTACTCGGAGGTACCGGACGAAAAACCGCTAACATCGGTGATATGATCGTCTGTTCAGTTAAGAACGCAACACCAGGAGGCGTTGTCAAGAAAAATGAAGTTGTGCGCGCGGTTATTGTTCGCTCCCGCAGTGGTGTAAGACGAACAGATGGTTCGTACATCCGATTTGATGAAAACGCAGCGGTCGTTGTCCGTGATGATAAAAGCCCGAGAGGTACACGTATATTCGGTCCGGTCGCGCGTGAACTCCGAGATAGTCAATATATGAAAATTATATCACTAGCACCGGAAGTACTTTAAAACTTGAAAGCAACATTGATGAAGGAGGTGCGAGACCATGGCACAACAACCGAAATTGCATGTGAAAACAGGCGATAAGGTGAAAGTGATTACCGGGAAAGACAAAGGTGCGGAAGGGGAGATCATCGGAGCCTATCCGAGCCGTGAACGTGTGCTTGTCCAAGGTGTCAACACAGTGACCAAACACATGAAACCTTCGCAGGACAACCCGCAAGGGGGCATCGATAATATGGAAGCGCCAATCCATGTATCGAATGTGATGCTTATTGATCCTAAAAGCGGTGAACCTACCCGGGTCGGTTATAAAACCGAAGATGGCAAAAAGGTACGGGTTGCAAAGAAATCCGGAGAGGTTATTGATTAGTAACGCTTGCTGAAAGGAGGCCCGAAAATAATGAACGCTATAAAAGAACGTTATAAGAATGAAATTGTGCCCAGCTTACACAATCAATTCAATTATTCGTCAGTGATGGCGGTCCCGAGGATCGAGAAAATCGTAATTAACGTGGGCATAGGTGAAGCTGTTTCCAACCCGAAAAGTTTGGATAACGCGATGGAAGAACTTGCTTTGATTACAGGACAAAAGCCGATTACAACGAAGGCAAAAAGATCGATCGCCGGATTTAAATTACGTGAGGGGAACCCGATCGGTGCTAAAGTGACCCTTCGCGGGGCGCGTATGTATGATTTCCTTGAAAAATTGATTCACGTATCCTTGCCGCGTGTTCGTGACTTTCGCGGAATTTCAAGCAACGCATTCGACGGCCGCGGAAATTACACCCTCGGTGTCAAGGAGCAGTTGATTTTTCCGGAAATTGAATACGACAAGATCGATAAAGTTCGCGGCATGGACATTGTAATTGTGACGAGTGCCGAAACAGATGAGGAAGCGAAAGCTTTGCTGACTCAAGTGGGCATGCCTTTTCAACGATAAATATAACTGGAAGGAGGGAATTGATTTTGGCTCGAAAAGCGATGGTCGAGAAGCAAAGGAAACCTCAAAAATTTAAGGTTCGCGAATACACCCGTTGCCAACGTTGCGGGCGACCGAACGCTGTATTTCAAAAGTTTAAGCTTTGCCGGATTTGTTTCCGCGATCTAGCGTATAAAGGACAGATCCCCGGCGTTAAAAAAGCAAGCTGGTAAAACCTGAAAGATGGAAGGAGGTTTATCATTATGGTTATGACAGACCCGATTGCAGATATGTTAACAAGAATTCGCAACGCCAATACCGTTCGTCACGATAAACTGGAACTGCCGGCATCGAACTTGAAAAAAGAGATTGCCAAGATCCTTAAACGTGAAGGGTATATACGTGATGTTGAATTCGTGGATGATAAAAAGCAAGGGGTTATTCGTATTTTCCTTAAATACGGCCAAGGAAACGAACGGGTAATTTCCGGATTGAAAAAGATAAGTAAACCGGGGCTGCGTGTGTATACAGGTTCAGACGAAGTCCCTCGTGTACTGAACGGATTAGGCATAGCGGTTATTTCGAGCTCAACAGGGATTATTACTGATAAAGAAGCCCGTCAACAAAACATCGGCGGAGAAGTGCTTGCCTACGTGTGGTAAAGCAAGGCGAATGGAGGTGTAATGGAAATGTCACGTATCGGTGTGTTGCCGTTAGAAGTACCGGATAGTGTAACGCTTACGGTTAACGACGGACATGTAACGGTTAAAGGCCCAAAAGGGGAATTGGAACGTCAATTTAATTCAGGTGTCACAATCAGCTATGAAGATGGGGTTGTTACGACTACTCGTGTATCCAATCATAAAGATCACCGATCCATGCACGGAACGACGAGAAGTCTCATCGCGAACATGGTGAAAGGTGTTACGGACGGTTTTGAAAAAAGCCTTGACCTTGTCGGTGTCGGTTATCGTGCATCTAAATCGGGGAACAAACTCGTGCTTAACGTCGGTTATTCCCATCCGGTTGAAATTGAAGAACCGGAAGGCATTGAATTTGAAGTGCCTTCAAACACAAGAGTGCTTGTTAAAGGAATCGATAAACAATTGGTTGGGGCCGTTGCTTCCGATGTTCGATCCGTTCGCAAGCCGGAACCTTATAAAGGGAAAGGCGTTCGTTACACAGATGAAACGGTGCGAAGCAAGGTTGGAAAAACAGGTAAATAAACCGAAGCCAAATGCTGTCTGTTGAAGACAGGAAAGGAGGAGAGTCTTTCATGGCGACAAAAACCAATAAACAGGCGGCGCGTAAACAGCGCCATAATAGAATACGAAAAAAATTAAGTGGAACTTCGGAACGCCCGCGCTTAAATGTATTTCGTTCTTCGAGTCATATCTATGCCCAGCTTATCGACGATATGAAGGGTGAAACGCTGGCATCAGCGTCTACGTTGGATCGTGAATTCACGCAGGAAAACGGTGGAAACGTAAATGCCGCCAAAGATGTGGGGACGCTTGTTGCAAAACGCGCGCGTGAAAAGGGATATGAAAACGTCATTTTTGACCGTGGAGGCTATATCTACCATGGACGTGTAGCGGCATTGGCTGATGCTGCTCGTGAGGAAGGTTTGAAATTTTAAAGCATGAAGGAGGGACAACATATGGCCATTGATCCGAATAAACTTGACTTGGAAGAACAAGTCGTTGCGATTAACCGTGTTTCAAAAGTGGTAAAAGGCGGTCGAAGCTTTCGCTTTGCAGCGATTGTCGTAGTCGGTGACCGCAACGGACATGTAGGTTTTGGCATCGGGAAAGCCAATGAAGTACCCGAGGCGATTCGTAAAGCAGTAGAAAACGGGAAGAAAGGCCTCATTAAGGTCCCCCGTGTGGGCACGACGATCCCTCATGAATTGGTAGGACGTTACGGGGCCGGCAAAGTCTTGCTGAAGCCCGCTACGGAAGGTACGGGAGTTATCGCCGGCGGTCCTGTGCGTGCGGTTCTTGAACTTGGCGGCGTACATGACATCCTTTCAAAATCACACGGTTCCAGTAACCCGATCAATATGGTTCGTGCCACGTTGCAAGGGTTGAGCGAATTAAAATCGGCTGAAAATATTGCCAGGCTACGTGGCAAAAGCGTCGAAGAATTACAAGGATAGGAGGGAGTACAAGTGGAAAATAAACTGGAAATCACCCTCATCCGCAGTCTAATAGGCAGACCGGAAGACCAGCGTGTGACGGTACGCACACTTGGACTGCGCAAAGTCAATCACTCGGTGATCCAAAAAGACAATCCTGCCATTCGCGGAATGGTTAACAAAGTATCCCACCTTGTAAATGTAAAAGAAGTTAGCGGATAAGGGAACGCTTCAAGACAGGAGGTGTGAAAACATGAAATTGCACGATGTGAAACCAGCGGCAGGTGCTCGCAAAAAAGGGATTCGTCCCGGACGAGGCTATGGATCAAAACGCAGCAACACCGCTGGCCGAGGAGAACACGGACAAAAATCCCGTGCAGGCGGAAATGTACGGCCGGGCTTTGAAGGGGGACAAAACCCGATTTACAAACGATTGCCTAAACGTGGATTTACCAATCCAACTCGGAAGGCTTATACCGTCGTTAATATTGAAACGCTCAATCGTTTTGAAGAAGGAACGGAAATTACGCCGGAGTTACTCGTAGAGACCGGCACCGTGAAAAAAGAAAATGATGGCATTAAAATCCTTGGGGATGGTCAATTGGAGACGAAGCTGACAGTGAAAGCCAATAAATTTTCTGCCTCTGCAGTTAAGGCAATTGAAGCAGCCGGCGGTCGAACCGAGGTGGTTTAATGTTTAAGGGCCTAGCCAATATCTTTCGTGCAGCAGATCTGCGTCGAAAAATATTCTTCACCCTGGCAATGCTCATCGTCTATCGTATCGGGACATTCATCCCTATTCCCGGATCCGACAGCGACGTCTTGAACTTCCAAGGGGAAGCATCGGCTTTCGGCTTTCTTGACACGTTTGGCGGGGGAGCACTTGGGAACTTCTCCATTTTTGCCATGGGTGTCTTCCCTTATATTACTGCTTCCATTGTCGTACAACTCTTGCGGATGGATGTCGTCCCGAAGTTCACGGAATGGTCGAAGCAAGGGGAGGCAGGCAGAAGAAAACTGGCGCAGTTCACTCGCTATTTCACCGTTGTATTGGCGTTTGTTCAGGGATTGGCAATGTCTATCGGATTTAACGCCCAATTTCCAGGGCTAATTCCGGATCCGGGAGTTGCCACTTACCTACTTATAGCGCTCATCATGACCGCGGGGACCACCTTTTTGATGTGGTTAGGGGAGCAAATCACGGCAAAAGGAGTAGGGAACGGGATTTCCATCATGATTTTTGCCGGTATTGCTGCCGGTATCCCAAATGGGCTTAACCAAATTTACGCCACGCAAATCGAAGGTGCGGGCGAGCAACTGTTTATGGGTGTTGTTACCATTCTTTTATTGGCGCTCGCTGTATTGCTCATTATTGTCGGAGTCGTCTTTGTGCAGCAAGCGATTCGTAAAGTATCGATCCAATATGCAAAAAGGGTGGTTGGTCGTCAGTCCACGGCAGGCGCGCAGTCGACGCATCTCCCATTGAAGGTGAACTCAGCAGGGGTTATCCCGGTCATTTTCGCGATGGCGTTATTTATTTTCCCGCCGACAGTTGCAAGCTTTTTGGGAGAAGACAATGCTGTTGCCCAATGGGTGATCAATAATTTTGATTACACGCAACCGGTTGGGGCAATTGTTTACATCGGATTAATCATCGCCTTTACGTATTTCTATACATTTGTGCAGGTGAATCCGGAAACAATGGCCGAAAACCTGAAAAAACAAGGGGGATATGTTCCCGGTATTCGTCCCGGTAAAAGTACGGAACATCATATTCGCCATATCCTTTACCGACTGACGTTCGTCGGCTCCCTATTTCTGGCCACGGTTGCGATTTTGCCGGTGTTCTTCACGACTCAACTCGGATTGCCTGAAGCGATTCAAATCGGAGGCACGGGCTTGCTCATCGTCGTCGGTGTTGCACTGGACACGATGAAACAGATCGAAGGACAATTGTTGAAACGTAGCTACAAAGGTTTCATAAAATAAGGAGTAACGACAAGGACCAACGTGGGATGTAAGGAGAGGTATCATGGATTTAATTTTAATGGGACTGCCGGGCGTCGGAAAAGGAACCCAAGCGGGGACGATCAGTGAAGAGTACCGCATTCCCCATATATCGACAGGGGATATGTTCCGTGCGGCAATCAAAAACGAAACCGAACTTGGCATAAAAGCGAAACGTTACCTTGACGAGGGAGAACTTGTGCCGGATGAAGTGACGATTGGAATCGTTCGGGAACGACTGGGTGAAGAGGATTGCGCAAAAGGGTTTTTGCTTGACGGATTTCCTCGTACAATTCCGCAAGCGGAGGCGCTGGAGGGCATTCTTTCTGATCTTAGCCGCTCGCTCGATTTTGTCATCAACATTGAGGTTCCTAAGGAAACGTTGATCAAACGTTTGGCGGGCCGTCGTGTTTCCCCTACTTCCGGTGAAACGTACCACGTGGATTACAATCCACCGAAAACGGATGGCATCTGTGATGTGGATGGCAGTAAGCTCATCCAGCGTGATGACGACAAACCGGAAATGGTGAAAAAACGCCTGGAAGTGAACATTGAACAAACGCAACCGCTGATTGATTTTTATAACCAAAAGGGTTATCTCCGAAACATTGATGGAGACCAGCAAATCGATCATGTGCACGGGGATATTGTTCAATTATTGGAAGGTTTGCAGCATGCATGATTATTCGTAAAACCGATCGGGAATTAAAGATTATGCGGTACGCCGGAAAAATCGTGGCGTGGACTCATCAAGAACTCCAACGTCATATTAAGCCGGGGGTCACAACCGCTGAACTTGACCAAATCGCAGATCGTTTTATACAATCGTATGATGCCGTTCCTTCGTTTAAAGGTTATCATGGATTTACCGGGAGTATTTGTACTTCCGTAAATGAGGAACTTGTTCACGGGGTACCGGGGAACAGAGTGTTAAAAAACGGCGATATCATTTCCATCGACATTGGAGCGAAGATTCACGGGTATCATGGTGATTCGGCGTGGACGTATCCTGTTGGTGCAATAACAGCCGAAACGGAGCAGCTCTTGGATGTGACCCGGAATGCCTTATACAAGGGGCTTGCGGAAGCAAAACCGAAAGAAAGACTCTCTAATGTCTCTCATGCGATACAGACATTCGTGGAGAAACATGGGTTCTCGGTTGTTAGGGAGTATGTTGGTCATGGTGTTGGTCAAGACTTGCATGAAGACCCACAGATCCCACACTTTGGGCCCCCTGGGAAAGGAGTCCGTTTGAAACCGGGGATGGTGCTTGCCGTTGAACCGATGATAAATATGGGTGAGCGTTATGTCCATACTTTGGATGACAATTGGACAGTGGTCACAACGGATGGAAAAAACTGCGCACATTTTGAACACACGATTGCGATTACGGATTCAGGCTATGACATTTTGACCCAGGCCTGATGCCGAGATGTCCCAATAGGTCGGAACGCTGTGCTCGTGATGCACACATGCACACGTTTAACGGCTATGAAAATACGATGTCATCGTTGTTGCCACCGTTGGCAGGCACGTTTTGTCCGGTTGGCCTGCGATTCAAGCATTGTTCAATTCGTGCCCAGAAAAACATCAACATCCGAACGTTAGCGTTTGTCTCACAGGGTGTAAGATAGCCTGAAGAAAACCGTCGTGTGACTAATGCCAAATTGCGCCACGTGTTGATGTAATTTCGTAGAGGGCTACCTGATACTAGGAAGGGAGGAGAGTAAATCCATGGCCAAAGATGATGCGATTGAAGTGGAAGGCACGGTGATCGAGCCTTTGCCAAACGCTATGTTCAGAGTAGAACTGGAGAATGGTCATCGAATACTCGCGCATGTTTCCGGAAAGATCCGCATGCATTTTATCCGTATTTTACCCGGTGACAAGGTTACGGTGGAACTTTCTCCATATGACCTTTCCCGTGGTCGAATTACGTATCGATACAAATAATAATCGCAGAAGAAGAACGCTGTAAAAGTTTCTTCTGGGATAGTTCCCGAGCATGAAGGAGGGAAAGAAAATGAAGGTCAGACCTTCCGTAAAACCCATGTGTGAACGATGTAAAATCATTCGCCGCGAAGGTACAGTCATGGTGATTTGTTCAAACCCGAAGCATAAACAAAAACAAGGTTAACCGCAAAGGAGGTGTATGTTCATGGCACGAATTTCAGGAGTTGACATTCCTCGCGACAAGCGGGTCGTTATTTCCCTGACGTATGTGTATGGGGTTGGAAAAAGCAGTGCTCAAAACATTCTGGAGGAAGCGGACGTACCGGTGGACACACGGGTTCGTGACCTCACGGACGAAGAACTCGGACGCATTCGCACAGCCGTCGGAAACTACACGGTGGAAGGGGACCTTCGCAGAGAAAAGTCTCTGAACATTAAACGTTTAATCGAAATTGGTTCCTATCGTGGCATCCGTCATCGCCGCGGGCTGCCTGCCCGTGGACAAAGCACGAAAAATAATTCCAGAACCGCGAAAGGTCCTCGGAAGACGATCGCGAATAAGAAAAAGTAAGGAGGTTTGTAAGCAATGGCTAAACCGAAAACAACAGCTCGTAAAAAACGCCAACGTAAACATGTAGATTCGGGCATCGCCCATATCCGTTCCACATTCAACAATACCATCGTTACGATTACGGATATGCAAGGAAATGCATTGGCATGGGCAAGTGCAGGAAACCTCGGTTTTAAAGGTTCTCGCAAGTCAACGCCGTTCGCCGCACAGATGGCAGCTGAAACAGCCGCAAAGGGAGCGATGGATCACGGCATGAAAAGCGTGGAGGTTGCTGTAAAGGGACCGGGTGCCGGTCGTGAAGCAGCCATTCGTTCACTGCAAGCAACCGGGCTTGAAGTGAATGTTATCCGTGATGTTACCCCTGTGCCCCATAACGGTTGCCGCCCTCCGAAACGTCGCAGAGTATAACGCCGTATAGACCATTATAAGGTTTGAAAACACTGCGCGCTGTCAATAATGGTTAGACAAAGTGAGCATCAAAATAGCGGGCTTTATGTACTGTGAATGGTGAAGTGTGCAATACGGATGCTGACGTTTTGAAGGAGGGTATCATTTAAAGATGATCGAAATCGAAAAGCCGAGCATTGAAACGATTGAAGTCAGTGAGGACGGCAAATACGGGAAGTTTGTTGTTGAACCGCTTGAACGTGGCTATGGAACAACCTTAGGAAACTCCTTGCGTCGAATTCTGTTATCCTCCCTACCGGGATCAGCGATTACGAATATTCAAATCGATCAAGTCCTTCACGAGTTCTCAACAGTGGAAGGTGTGGTGGAAGACGTTACCACCATTGTGTTGAATTTGAAGCAGCTGGCCCTTAACATCCATTCCGATGAGGAGAAAGTGCTTGAAATTGAGGTGAGCGGCGAGGGTGCAGTAACCGCACAAGATATTAACCACGATAGTGATGTTGATATCTTGAACCCCGAACTTCACATTGCTACGCTTAATCAAGGCGCCCATTTTCATATGAGAATGACCGCTAAACGCGGCCGTGGTTATGTTCCTGCCGAAGGAAACAATCACGAGGACCTGGCCATCGGGGTTCTTCCGATCGATTCGATTTTTACACCGGTGGACCGTGTCAATTTCCAGGTTGAAAATACACGCGTGGGCCAAATTACAAACTATGATAAACTAACGCTTGATGTTTGGACGGATGGTAGCATACGGCCGGAAGAAGCTGTATCTCTTGGCGCCAAAATCATGAATGAACATTTAACCATCTTTATCGGTTTGACAGATCAAGCCCAAAATGCCGAAATCATGGTGGAAAAAGAGGAAGATCAAAAAGAAAAAGTGCTGGAAATGACAATTGAGGAACTGGATTTATCGGTACGTTCTTACAATTGTTTGAAACGCGCGGGCATTAATACCGTGCAGGAGCTCACCCAGAAATCTGAAGAAGATATGATGAAGGTGCGCAACCTGGGACGTAAATCTTTGGAAGAAGTGCAAGAGAAGTTGGGAGATTTAGGTCTCGGCCTTCGCGATGAGGAATAAGTTTATAGATGAGAATTGGTCAAAAGGAGGGGAATAACTGTGGCATACAGAAAGCTTGGAAGAAATAGTTCAGCACGAAAAGCGTTATTTCGTGATCTCGCAACAGATCTTTTGATCAACGAAAAGATTGTGACCACGGAGGCAAAAGCAAAAGCGCTTCGCCCGATCGTGGAAAAAACGATCACGCTAGGCAAAGGTGGCACCTTGCATGCTCGTCGACAAGCCGCATCATTTATCCGGAAGGAAGCAGCAGAAGACGATCAAGATGCCATTCAAAAATTGTTTGATGACATCGGTCCACGCTACGAAGAGCGGCAAGGCGGCTACACACGCATTATTAAAATGGAACCGAGAAAAGGGGACGGCACCCCCATGGCCGTCATCGAACTCGTTTAATAGGTGTGAGGGCAGGACGATTTCAAAGTCACTGTCCTTTTTCTTTTATGTAAACGTAATAAATACATTGGTTAACAAATAGCCTGGTCCATGATAAAATTTTATTTATTGATTGGTGTTTCAGCTTTTATACATACAGAAGTGAAGATTGGAGAACGAACAATGCCACCCCTTATCCATTGTGAACATCTATACTTTCGCTATTGGGAAGAACAGGATTTCATTTTACAAGACCTTCGTTTGCAAATAAATCAAGGGGAATGGGTGGCATTGTTGGGGACGAATGGTTCCGGCAAGTCTACGTTTGCGAGAATGTTAAATGCGTTATTGCAGCCGGAGAGCGGCACGATTACGATCGGGGCTTTGCGGACGGATAAGGAAGAAGATATCTGGGCCATTCGTCAAAAGGTGGGGATGGTGTTTCAAAACCCGGATCACCAATTTGTTGCTGCTACCGTACGGGATGACATAGCTTTCGGGCTGGAAAACGCCGGTATCTCACGTACGGATATGCTCGCTCGTATCGAAGAAGCAAGTGAGCGGGCAGGGATCAAAGATGCACTATCGACCGAACCTCATCGCCTTTCGGGAGGGCAAAAGCAACGGGCGGCGATCGCGGGTATTCTTGCCCTTCGTCCGGAGATTATGATTTTTGATGAAGCGACGTCCATGTTGGACCCTAATGGCCGGAGGGAAGTAATGGAAACGATCGCCGAGCTAAATCAAGCCGGGATCACGATTATTATGATCACCCACGAGTTAGAAGAAGCGCTGCAAGCAAGCCGTGTCGTTTTTATGGAGCGGGGGGCCACGTCACGGGATCAAACGGTTTACGACTTTTTCCAAGACCCTGATTTTTTGCTTTCCAGGTCTTTTACGTTGCCTTATTTTTTGCGTATGCAGGTAGCATTACAAGCCAAAGGCGTCCATGTTGGCCATTTATCGTTAAGTGAACACGAATGGGTGAAGCGGTTATGCACATCTCCTTTGAAAATGTAAGTTATTCCTATATGCGTGGTTCTCCGTTTGAAAAACAGGCGCTTGATCACGTGAACATTAAAATCGCGTCGAAGACGTTTACAGCCCTTGTGGGCAGCACTGGTTCAGGGAAGTCGACGTTGATGCAATTGATCAATGGATTGTTGCTCCCCACTTCGGGACAGGTCCAATGCGGCGACTTCCGCCTGCATCGAAAGTCGAAACGAAAAGAAGTGAAACCATTGCGGCGAAAAATCGGCATGGTTTTTCAGTATCCCGAGCATCAATTGTTTGGCGCTACGGTTGAAGAAGACATGCTTTTTGGCCCCAAACACCTCGGTTTGGATGTGGAGAGGGTTCGCAAACGACTTCCCAAGCTGCTGGATGTTGTGGGCATAAGCGATGAGGTCCTGCCTGTCTCGCCGTTCAATCTCAGCGGGGGACAGATGAGACGTGTGGCCATTGCCGGAGTGCTTGCTACCGACCCTGAAGTGCTGATCCTTGATGAACCGGCTGCCGGTCTTGATCCTGCCGGGCATCGAGCCCTGTTGGATGTATTGAAAGATTGGCATGACAGGCATGGATTAACGACGATTCTTGTCACGCATGACATGGAAGATGCTGCCCGTTATGCAGAGGAGGTCATCGTGATGGGGACCGGGGGTAAGCCGTTGACGAGCGGTGCGCCTTTACAGGTTTTTCGGGAAGCCGAGTTGCTTGCCGATATCGGGCTGGCCACCCCTCCTTCGGTTCGAATGGTCCGTGCTTTGCAAAAAGCAGGCTGGGACATTGATAACCTCCTGATGGAACCGGAAGCGTTGGCAGCGGTCGTTGCCGAACAATGGGCAAGTGTAAAAGAAGAGGGATAAACATGTTGCAAAACATCGTCATTGGACAGTACGTTCCGGTTTCATCACCCCTGCACAGGTTGGATTCGAGAGCGAAACTACTGTGTTTACTTGCCCTTGCCAGTATTGTGTTCTTGGCAAACGAATTTTGGAGTTATAGTGCATTGCTGGCAACGGTCGCAGCTTTTGTTCTGTTGTCACGCGTGCCGGTGAAATTTTTTCTTAAAGGATTATTACCGGTATTTATTTTAGTTATTTTTACGTTTCTTCTTCATGCTTTTTTTACGAATGAAGGGCAGGTTCTTTTTACGATCCTCGGTTTTTCCATCTATAGTGGCGGAATAGAACAAGGGGTGTTCATCGCTGTGCGGATTGGCGCGCTCGTCGCCTTTGCCTCATTGTTGACATTAACGACTGCGCCGATTGATTTAACCGATGGATTTGAGTTTTTTTTGCGTCCGTTTAAGCGGTTTGGGCTTCCTGCCCACGAAATGTCCTTGATGATGTCGATCAGCATTCGCTTGATTCCGACTTTATTGTTGGAAGCGGATCGAATATTAAAGGCTCAGGCAGCGCGCGGGGCTGATTTTACAAAAGGATCATTGAAAACGAGGCTGGAGACGATGACGGCTTTTATTATCCCGTTGTTTGTTCGTTCGTTTAAACG
The Salicibibacter kimchii DNA segment above includes these coding regions:
- a CDS encoding DNA-directed RNA polymerase subunit alpha is translated as MIEIEKPSIETIEVSEDGKYGKFVVEPLERGYGTTLGNSLRRILLSSLPGSAITNIQIDQVLHEFSTVEGVVEDVTTIVLNLKQLALNIHSDEEKVLEIEVSGEGAVTAQDINHDSDVDILNPELHIATLNQGAHFHMRMTAKRGRGYVPAEGNNHEDLAIGVLPIDSIFTPVDRVNFQVENTRVGQITNYDKLTLDVWTDGSIRPEEAVSLGAKIMNEHLTIFIGLTDQAQNAEIMVEKEEDQKEKVLEMTIEELDLSVRSYNCLKRAGINTVQELTQKSEEDMMKVRNLGRKSLEEVQEKLGDLGLGLRDEE
- the rplQ gene encoding 50S ribosomal protein L17, which translates into the protein MAYRKLGRNSSARKALFRDLATDLLINEKIVTTEAKAKALRPIVEKTITLGKGGTLHARRQAASFIRKEAAEDDQDAIQKLFDDIGPRYEERQGGYTRIIKMEPRKGDGTPMAVIELV
- a CDS encoding energy-coupling factor transporter ATPase, producing MPPLIHCEHLYFRYWEEQDFILQDLRLQINQGEWVALLGTNGSGKSTFARMLNALLQPESGTITIGALRTDKEEDIWAIRQKVGMVFQNPDHQFVAATVRDDIAFGLENAGISRTDMLARIEEASERAGIKDALSTEPHRLSGGQKQRAAIAGILALRPEIMIFDEATSMLDPNGRREVMETIAELNQAGITIIMITHELEEALQASRVVFMERGATSRDQTVYDFFQDPDFLLSRSFTLPYFLRMQVALQAKGVHVGHLSLSEHEWVKRLCTSPLKM
- a CDS encoding energy-coupling factor transporter ATPase, coding for MHISFENVSYSYMRGSPFEKQALDHVNIKIASKTFTALVGSTGSGKSTLMQLINGLLLPTSGQVQCGDFRLHRKSKRKEVKPLRRKIGMVFQYPEHQLFGATVEEDMLFGPKHLGLDVERVRKRLPKLLDVVGISDEVLPVSPFNLSGGQMRRVAIAGVLATDPEVLILDEPAAGLDPAGHRALLDVLKDWHDRHGLTTILVTHDMEDAARYAEEVIVMGTGGKPLTSGAPLQVFREAELLADIGLATPPSVRMVRALQKAGWDIDNLLMEPEALAAVVAEQWASVKEEG
- a CDS encoding energy-coupling factor transporter transmembrane component T family protein, with amino-acid sequence MLQNIVIGQYVPVSSPLHRLDSRAKLLCLLALASIVFLANEFWSYSALLATVAAFVLLSRVPVKFFLKGLLPVFILVIFTFLLHAFFTNEGQVLFTILGFSIYSGGIEQGVFIAVRIGALVAFASLLTLTTAPIDLTDGFEFFLRPFKRFGLPAHEMSLMMSISIRLIPTLLLEADRILKAQAARGADFTKGSLKTRLETMTAFIIPLFVRSFKRAEDMATAMDARGYRGGEGRTKLRVLKWRLQDTVACMVVIGVGVVLALLRDG